In one Chionomys nivalis chromosome 13, mChiNiv1.1, whole genome shotgun sequence genomic region, the following are encoded:
- the LOC130885573 gene encoding olfactory receptor 14A16-like, which yields MTESLNNMTDYMEFLLIGYPGGQVLQTLCVTLFFLIYVGTLMGNFLIIILTTIDQHLQTPMYFFLKNLSLIDICYISVTVPKSIMNSVTNTHSISFLGCVLQVFCVIFLAGTEFALLLVMSYDRYAAICFPLHYEAIMNRGACVQMVVAAWLSGCFYGSLHATGTFSVHFCGPNVVHQFFCDIPSLLRLACFRDQILEYVFIITSCCFAFICFTLMTISYVHIFTIILKIPSVQGRFKIFSTCVPHLTVVTLFLSSGFVAYLGSTTKSPSSLNLFMSVFYSLLPPSLNPVIYSLRNSDVKMALYKILGEKMTARP from the coding sequence ATGACTGAGTCATTAAACAACATGACAGATTACATGGAATTCTTGCTCATAGGATACCCAGGTGGCCAAGTGCTGCAGACACTATGCGTCACACTTTTCTTCTTGATTTACGTGGGAACACTAATGGGAAACTTCCTCATTATCATCCTCACCACTATAGATCAGCATCTCCAGACCCCTATGTATTTCTTTCTGAAGAATTTGTCCCTTATTGATATCTGTTATATTTCTGTCACTGTTCCCAAATCCATCATGAACTCTGTGACTAACACACATTCTATTTCCTTCCTGGGGTGTGTTTTACAGGttttctgtgtgatatttttgGCAGGCACGGAGTTTGCCCTGCTTTTGGTGATGTCCTATGACCGCTATGCTGCCATTTGCTTCCCTCTACACTATGAAGCCATCATGAATAGAGGTGCCTGTGTTCAGATGGTGGTGGcagcatggctcagtgggtgttTCTATGGTTCCCTCCATGCCACAGGAACATTCTCTGTCCATTTCTGTGGTCCAAATGTAGTGCATCAGTTCTTCTGTGATATTCCATCACTTCTCAGACTTGCTTGTTTCAGAGACCAAATTCTAGAATATGTGTTTATCATTACTAGCTGTTGTTTCGCTTTCATATGTTTTACATTGATGACTATTTCCTATGTTCACATTTTCACTATCATCCTGAAAATTCCTTCTGTACAAGGAAGGTTTAAAATTTTCTCCACGTGTGTACCCCATCTTACTGTGGTGACCTTATTTCTCTCTTCTGGATTTGTTGCATATTTAGGCTCAACAACAAAATCTCCATCATCCCTAAACCTCTTTATGTCAGTGTTCTACTCTTTGTTACCTCCTAGCCTGAATCCTGTGATTTATAGTTTGAGAAATTCAGATGTAAAAATGGCCCTATACAAGATTTTAGGAGAGAAAATGACTGCAAGACCCTGA
- the LOC130886166 gene encoding olfactory receptor 12-like — protein MTNFTHVSEFVLLGFKGGPGTQTVLFLIFLVLYVIAVVGNFGMIIIIKMDAHLHTPMYAFLQSLSFLDICYSSTIAPRAVINCLIQDHTISFGGCATQFFFLSLFGTTEAFLLAAMAYDRFIAICNPLLYSVSMSHWVCGLLVLGSYSWGAVNAITQTTMTFTLSFCGSNKINDFFCDVVPLLTLSCSDTFINQLVLLGLCGFIIVSTFLTVFVSYIYIISAILKIRTVQGRQKAFSTCASHLTGVCLFFGTVFFMYAQPSAVSSMEQSKVVSIFYTIVIPMLNPLIYSLRNKDVKQALMRSKQKFST, from the coding sequence ATGACGAATTTTACGCATGTCTCAGAGTTTGTTCTACTTGGATTCAAAGGGGGTCCTGGGACACAAACAGtgctatttttgatttttttagttttgtatgTTATAGCAGTGGTAGGAAATTTTGGCATGATTATAATCATTAAGATGGATGCACACCTCCACACCCCAATGTATGCCTTCCTCCAAAGTCTTTCCTTTTTGGACATCTGCTATTCTTCCACAATTGCTCCTAGAGCTGTGATAAACTGCTTGATACAGGACCACACAATATCTTTTGGTGGGTGTGctacacaattcttttttttatctctttttggtACGACAGAAGCTTTTCTCCTGGCTGCCATGGCTTATGACCGCTTCATTGCCATCTGTAATCCTCTTCTATACTCTGTGAGTATGTCTcactgggtctgtggattattaGTGTTGGGGTCCTACTCATGGGGTGCAGTGAATGCTATCACTCAAACTACAATGACCTTCACTTTGTCCTTTTGTGGATCCAATAAAATTAATGACTTTTTCTGTGATGTCGTACCACTCTTAACCCTCTCATGTTCAGACACCTTTATAAACCAGCTGGTTCTTCTTGGTTTATGTGGTTTCATTATTGTCAGCACCTTCttgactgtttttgtttcttacatCTACATCATCTCAGCAATATTGAAGATCCGCACCGTGCAGGGACGCCAGAAAGCCTTCTCCACGTGTGCCTCCCACCTGACCGGTGTGTGCTTGTTCTTTGGTACTGTTTTCTTCATGTATGCACAGCCCAGTGCTGTCTCCTCCATGGAGCAGAGCAAAGTGGTGTCTATCTTCTACACTATTGTCATTCCCATGTTGAACCCCCTCATATACAGCCTGAGGAACAAAGATGTCAAGCAAGCTCTGATGAGAAGCAAACAGAAATTCTCCACCTGA
- the LOC130885996 gene encoding 60S ribosomal protein L10-like codes for MGRRPARCYRYCKNKPYPKSRFCRGVPDAKIRIFDLGRKKAKVDEFPLCGHMVSDEYEQHSSEALEAARICANKYMVKSCGKDGFHIRVRLHPFHVIRINKMLSCAGADRLRTGMRGAFGKPQGTVARVHIGQVIMSIRTKLQNKEHVIEALRRAKFKFPGRQKIHISKKWGFTKFNADEFEDMVAEKRLIPDGCGVKYIPNRGPLDKWRALHS; via the coding sequence ATGGGTCGCCGCCCCGCCCGGTGTTACCGGTATTGTAAGAACAAGCCGTACCCAAAGTCTCGCTTCTGCCGAGGTGTCCCTGATGCTAAAATCCGCATCTTTGACTTGGGACGGAAGAAGGCAAAAGTTGATGAATTCCCGCTTTGTGGCCACATGGTGTCAGATGAATATGAACAACACTCTTCCGAAGCTCTGGAGGCTGCCCGTATTTGTGCCAACAAATACATGGTAAAGAGTTGTGGCAAGGATGGCTTTCATATTCGAGTGAGGCTTCACCCCTTTCATGTCATCCGAATCAACAAGATGTTGTCCTGTGCTGGGGCTGACAGGCTCCGGACAGGCATGCGTGGTGCCTTTGGGAAGCCCCAGGGCACAGTGGCCAGGGTTCACATTGGCCAGGTCATCATGTCCATCCGCACTAAGCTGCAAAATAAGGAACATGTGATTGAGGCTCTTCGTAGAGCGAAGTTCAAATTCCCTGGCCGCCAGAAGATCCACATCTCAAAGAAATGGGGCTTTACTAAGTTTAATGCAGATGAATTTGAAGATATGGTTGCTGAGAAGCGACTCATTCCTGATGGCTGTGGGGTCAAATATATTCCTAATCGTGGTCCCCTGGACAAGTGGCGAGCCCTACACTCCTGA